One genomic window of Aliiroseovarius sp. M344 includes the following:
- the hpaE gene encoding 5-carboxymethyl-2-hydroxymuconate semialdehyde dehydrogenase yields MAALDENLKKRDGYLSRFRQGGIQNRIGGVDRAGAGGTFTTQSPVDKSLICDVAHGTAADIDAAAQAAHAAFADWRDMAAAERRKILINVAEAIEARAEEIALCECWDTGQTIRFMSKAALRGAENFRYFADQIVQSRDGQHLKSPTLMNVTTRVPIGPVGVITPWNTPFMLSTWKIAPALAAGCTVVHKPAEASPLSARLLVEIAEEAGLPAGVLNTVNGFGEDAGKALCEHPLIRAIAFVGESRTGSLITKQGADTLKRNHLELGGKNPVIVFDDADLERALDAVIFMIYSINGERCTSSSRLFVQDTIREEFEARLTQRVNNIKVGHPLDPVTEIGPLVTEDHFNKVTSYFDIARQDGATVAAGGETVRKDGYFVRPTLFTNATNDMRIAREEIFGPVLTSIPFSTEEEALAMANDTEYGLTGYVWTNDLTRALRFTDKLEAGMIWVNSENVRHLPTPFGGVKASGIGRDGGDWSFEFYMEQKHIGFATGDHKIMRLGA; encoded by the coding sequence ATGGCCGCACTAGACGAGAATCTCAAGAAGCGCGACGGGTATCTTTCGCGATTTCGCCAAGGTGGGATCCAGAACCGAATCGGCGGTGTTGACCGTGCGGGCGCGGGCGGGACGTTCACTACGCAGTCCCCGGTCGACAAAAGCCTGATCTGCGACGTGGCGCATGGCACGGCTGCGGATATCGATGCGGCCGCACAGGCAGCCCATGCGGCCTTTGCCGATTGGCGCGATATGGCCGCCGCCGAGCGGCGCAAGATCCTGATCAATGTGGCCGAAGCGATCGAGGCGCGGGCCGAAGAAATCGCCTTGTGCGAATGCTGGGACACCGGCCAGACCATTCGGTTCATGTCCAAAGCGGCTTTGCGCGGGGCAGAGAATTTTCGCTATTTTGCCGATCAGATCGTGCAGTCCCGCGATGGGCAGCACCTGAAATCGCCAACGTTGATGAATGTCACCACCCGCGTGCCGATTGGCCCGGTTGGAGTGATCACGCCATGGAACACGCCCTTCATGCTGTCGACCTGGAAGATCGCGCCTGCGCTGGCGGCGGGCTGCACTGTCGTGCACAAACCGGCCGAGGCCTCGCCATTATCCGCGCGCCTGCTGGTCGAGATCGCCGAAGAGGCAGGGCTTCCCGCCGGCGTTCTGAACACCGTGAACGGATTTGGCGAAGACGCGGGCAAAGCGCTGTGTGAACACCCCTTGATCCGGGCCATTGCCTTTGTCGGTGAAAGCCGCACCGGGTCGCTGATCACCAAACAAGGCGCCGATACGCTGAAACGCAATCACCTAGAACTGGGCGGAAAAAACCCGGTGATTGTCTTTGATGACGCCGATCTGGAACGGGCGCTGGATGCGGTGATCTTCATGATTTATTCGATCAACGGCGAACGCTGCACGTCGTCCTCGCGCCTGTTCGTGCAGGATACCATACGCGAAGAGTTCGAAGCCCGTCTGACCCAACGCGTGAACAACATCAAAGTGGGCCACCCGCTGGATCCCGTCACCGAGATCGGCCCGCTGGTGACCGAGGATCATTTCAACAAGGTCACGTCCTATTTTGACATCGCGCGACAAGATGGCGCCACGGTTGCAGCAGGCGGCGAGACCGTGCGCAAAGACGGCTACTTCGTGCGCCCCACACTGTTTACCAACGCCACCAACGACATGCGCATCGCGCGCGAAGAGATTTTCGGACCGGTCCTGACCTCTATCCCGTTTTCGACCGAGGAAGAAGCGCTCGCCATGGCCAACGACACGGAATATGGCCTGACCGGTTATGTCTGGACCAATGACCTGACGCGCGCGCTGCGCTTCACCGACAAGCTGGAAGCGGGCATGATTTGGGTGAACTCGGAAAATGTCCGCCACCTGCCGACGCCGTTTGGTGGTGTCAAAGCCTCGGGCATCGGGCGCGATGGCGGTGACTGGTCGTTCGAATTCTACATGGAGCAAAAGCATATCGGCTTTGCTACTGGTGATCACAAGATCATGCGACTGGGTGCCTGA
- a CDS encoding fumarylacetoacetate hydrolase family protein, whose product MRIASFTADGVSYYGAITDAGAVALSQGFPQWPTLYDVIAAGGLDDLIVAATGKTVTHTDFTFDMVMPNAPRILCVGVNFPDRNAEYKDGSAQPKYMSLFPRFASGFTGHDRPLIRPPENHTLDYEGEVAIVIGKAGRRITAEAAYDHIAALTLCNEGTIRDWVRHAKFNVTQGKNWDRSGSIGPWLVPFTDAAQLDDARIQTHVNGELRQDDTLDRMMFPIREEIAYISTFMTLQPGDIIVTGTPTGAGARFDPPRYLKPGDVVEVSVEGIGTLRNTVEDEVV is encoded by the coding sequence ATGCGTATTGCCAGTTTCACCGCCGATGGCGTCTCGTACTATGGCGCTATCACTGATGCGGGCGCTGTGGCCCTGTCCCAAGGTTTCCCGCAGTGGCCGACCCTTTACGATGTGATTGCTGCGGGCGGGCTGGATGACCTAATCGTCGCCGCCACGGGCAAAACCGTTACGCACACCGATTTCACCTTTGACATGGTGATGCCCAACGCGCCGCGCATCCTGTGCGTTGGGGTGAACTTTCCCGACCGCAATGCGGAATACAAAGATGGCAGCGCGCAGCCCAAATACATGTCGCTGTTCCCGCGTTTTGCCAGTGGCTTTACCGGGCATGATCGCCCGCTGATCCGCCCACCGGAAAACCACACGCTGGATTATGAAGGCGAGGTGGCGATTGTGATCGGCAAAGCGGGCCGGCGGATCACGGCAGAGGCCGCCTATGATCACATCGCCGCTCTGACCTTGTGCAACGAGGGCACAATCCGCGATTGGGTGCGTCATGCGAAATTCAACGTCACACAGGGCAAGAACTGGGACCGCTCTGGCTCGATTGGGCCGTGGCTTGTCCCATTCACTGATGCCGCCCAGTTGGATGACGCGCGCATTCAGACCCATGTGAACGGAGAGCTTCGCCAAGACGACACGCTGGACCGCATGATGTTCCCGATCCGCGAGGAGATCGCCTATATCTCGACCTTCATGACGCTTCAGCCCGGCGATATTATCGTCACCGGCACGCCCACCGGGGCCGGGGCCCGGTTCGATCCGCCGCGCTATCTGAAGCCCGGCGACGTGGTCGAAGTCTCGGTCGAGGGCATCGGCACCCTGCGCAACACGGTCGAGGACGAGGTGGTATGA
- a CDS encoding D-cysteine desulfhydrase, with the protein MHLARFPRLHLAHLPTPLEPMKRLSKELGCEIWIKRDDCTGMSTGGNKTRKLEFLMAEAEAQGADMVMTQGATQTNHGRQTAAFAAKLGLDCHILLEDRTGYQDGNYNTNGNVLLDHLHGATTEKFPGGHDMVAEMEKAAETFRAAGRNVYVIPGGGSNATGALGYVNAAFELLSQANDAGLRIDRLVHATGSSGTQAGLVTGMCAMNSLVPVLGIGTRAPQPKQEQMVFDLACKTAEKLGCPGVVKREDVMANTNYVGEGYGLPTESGIEAIRMFAELEGILLDPCYSAKGAAGLIDLARKGEFKDQRVVFLHTGGAAALGGYDFAFDNSSRWVNV; encoded by the coding sequence ATGCATCTCGCCCGCTTTCCCCGCCTGCACCTTGCCCACCTGCCCACGCCGCTTGAGCCGATGAAGCGGCTGTCCAAGGAACTGGGTTGCGAGATCTGGATCAAGCGCGACGATTGCACTGGCATGTCGACGGGCGGAAACAAGACCCGCAAGCTTGAATTCCTGATGGCGGAAGCCGAGGCACAGGGCGCTGACATGGTCATGACGCAGGGGGCGACCCAAACCAACCATGGCCGCCAGACCGCGGCATTTGCCGCCAAGCTGGGCCTTGACTGTCACATCCTTTTGGAAGACCGCACCGGCTATCAGGATGGCAACTACAACACCAACGGCAATGTGCTGCTTGATCATCTGCATGGCGCCACGACCGAGAAATTCCCCGGTGGCCACGATATGGTGGCCGAGATGGAAAAAGCCGCCGAGACATTTCGTGCAGCCGGGCGCAATGTCTATGTCATCCCCGGTGGCGGGTCCAATGCGACCGGCGCGCTTGGTTATGTGAACGCTGCCTTCGAGCTGTTGTCGCAGGCGAATGACGCAGGGTTGAGGATCGACCGTCTGGTGCATGCCACCGGGTCATCCGGCACCCAAGCCGGGCTTGTCACCGGTATGTGCGCGATGAATTCTCTAGTACCCGTGCTGGGTATTGGCACGCGCGCGCCGCAGCCCAAACAAGAGCAAATGGTGTTTGATCTGGCCTGCAAGACAGCGGAAAAACTGGGCTGCCCCGGTGTGGTCAAACGTGAGGATGTGATGGCCAATACCAATTATGTTGGCGAAGGGTATGGCCTGCCGACCGAAAGCGGGATCGAGGCGATCCGCATGTTTGCCGAATTGGAAGGCATCCTTCTGGACCCCTGCTATTCGGCCAAGGGTGCCGCTGGCCTGATCGATCTGGCGCGCAAGGGCGAGTTCAAGGATCAGCGCGTCGTATTTCTGCATACCGGTGGCGCCGCGGCATTGGGTGGCTATGACTTCGCCTTTGACAACTCCAGCCGCTGGGTGAATGTCTGA
- a CDS encoding LysR family transcriptional regulator has translation MRLEWIDDILAVLDGGSLARAAERRLLTQSAFTRRVRIIEDSIGATLFDRRRKPVTLMPGVQALEPELRDLSARLHTLRHTMKTASDQTAKSLGFVCQHALTTTVSPQVVLALTANGQTSTRVRSGNQDECLMHLISKQVDFAIMYALPGDETPEPGNAFETVTLGTDMLIPVATPNGRTKADVAFLPMISYPPEVFLGQVFARMINPRLPKGTTVSAIAETALTLAMLQLVLTGIGIAWLPQSLVGDHMSNGSLVRIDDVLPSQPLIIRMVRLSEAQSEHAEQVWQHLAKQLQLRTVGDCPPDAT, from the coding sequence ATGCGGCTTGAATGGATTGACGATATTTTGGCGGTGCTTGATGGCGGTTCGCTGGCGCGGGCGGCGGAACGACGGCTGCTGACTCAGTCGGCCTTTACGCGCCGGGTGCGAATTATCGAAGACAGCATCGGTGCGACGCTGTTTGACCGCCGCCGCAAACCTGTAACCCTTATGCCCGGTGTGCAGGCGCTTGAACCCGAGCTGCGTGATCTTAGCGCGCGATTGCACACGTTGCGCCACACAATGAAGACCGCCAGCGACCAGACCGCGAAATCACTGGGTTTTGTCTGTCAGCACGCGCTGACGACCACCGTGTCGCCGCAAGTGGTTCTGGCTTTGACCGCAAATGGTCAGACATCAACGCGGGTGCGTTCAGGCAATCAGGACGAATGCCTGATGCATCTGATCTCCAAGCAGGTCGATTTTGCGATTATGTATGCGCTTCCGGGTGATGAAACACCCGAGCCCGGCAATGCTTTCGAAACGGTCACGCTTGGGACGGACATGTTGATCCCGGTCGCGACGCCGAACGGCCGCACCAAGGCCGACGTGGCGTTTCTTCCGATGATAAGCTATCCACCTGAGGTCTTTCTGGGGCAGGTATTTGCCCGAATGATCAACCCGCGCTTGCCAAAAGGCACCACTGTGTCGGCAATCGCCGAAACCGCACTGACACTGGCGATGCTGCAACTGGTGCTAACGGGCATTGGTATCGCATGGTTGCCGCAATCCCTTGTTGGTGATCATATGTCCAATGGCTCGCTGGTGCGGATCGACGATGTCTTGCCTTCGCAACCGCTGATCATTCGTATGGTGCGCCTTTCTGAGGCCCAATCTGAGCATGCCGAGCAGGTATGGCAACATCTTGCAAAGCAACTGCAGCTTCGCACTGTCGGAGATTGCCCACCAGACGCGACGTAA
- a CDS encoding ABC transporter permease has protein sequence MIDIWSGMTQAFWLLVTLDADLVEITLRSLRVTLTALVIACAIALPLGAFLAVRRFRARRVTIAVLNALMGLPPVVVGLIVYVLFSRSGPLGVFGLLFTPTAMIIAQVIIITPLIASIAHQALRELWSDYHDLLISMNTTQRQRIQALLWDGRRALLTAALAGFGRAIGEVGAIMVVGGNIDHHTRVLTTAIALETGKGDFALALGLGFVLIFMAIAVNLAIHVISRTEQGGRW, from the coding sequence ATGATTGATATCTGGTCTGGCATGACCCAAGCGTTCTGGCTTTTGGTGACGCTTGATGCCGATCTTGTTGAAATTACGCTAAGATCACTGCGCGTTACGTTGACCGCGCTGGTGATCGCCTGTGCGATTGCGCTGCCGTTGGGCGCATTTCTGGCCGTGCGCCGTTTCCGTGCCCGTCGGGTCACAATCGCCGTTCTGAATGCCCTGATGGGTCTGCCACCGGTCGTGGTTGGCTTGATCGTCTACGTGCTTTTCAGCCGCTCCGGGCCGCTTGGGGTGTTCGGATTGTTGTTTACGCCCACGGCAATGATCATTGCACAGGTTATCATCATCACGCCGCTGATCGCGTCGATCGCACACCAGGCGCTGCGTGAGCTCTGGTCAGATTATCATGACCTGCTGATCTCGATGAACACGACACAGCGGCAGCGCATTCAAGCCCTTCTGTGGGACGGCCGGCGCGCATTGCTGACGGCCGCGCTGGCGGGGTTCGGGCGTGCCATCGGCGAAGTCGGCGCGATCATGGTGGTGGGCGGAAACATCGACCACCACACCCGCGTTTTGACCACGGCGATCGCGCTGGAAACCGGAAAAGGCGACTTCGCCCTGGCCCTTGGTCTTGGGTTCGTTCTGATCTTCATGGCAATTGCCGTGAACCTGGCCATCCACGTCATCAGCCGCACAGAACAGGGGGGACGATGGTGA
- a CDS encoding substrate-binding domain-containing protein, which produces MIRFILGAITSLALAGTALADDMKLAVTTSFHNSGLADILLPQIKQDTGIEVQLLVVGTGQAIKLGAGGDVDAILVHSRSAEEEFLAEGLGTHRREIMYNDFVFIGPKADEAKLAEATSATDALTRIATATAPFVSRGDDSGTHKKERSLWAAADLAPSGAWYNEVGAGMGAALNTAAALDAYIMSDRASWLNFANKGELALIYAGDPLLFNQYAFLPVNSEKHPHVKAALTAKLEDWLVSETAKLLINGYRINGETLFVFNAD; this is translated from the coding sequence ATGATCCGGTTTATTCTGGGGGCCATAACATCTTTGGCTCTTGCTGGCACCGCACTTGCCGACGACATGAAGCTTGCGGTGACGACGTCATTCCACAACTCGGGTCTGGCTGACATCTTGCTGCCGCAGATCAAACAAGACACGGGCATCGAGGTCCAGCTTTTGGTTGTCGGCACCGGTCAGGCAATCAAGCTAGGTGCAGGGGGGGACGTAGACGCAATCTTGGTGCATTCACGCTCAGCCGAGGAGGAATTCTTGGCAGAGGGTTTAGGCACCCATCGCCGCGAGATAATGTACAATGACTTCGTTTTCATTGGCCCCAAAGCGGATGAGGCCAAGCTGGCCGAGGCGACAAGCGCCACCGATGCCCTGACGCGCATCGCAACCGCCACCGCACCCTTTGTCAGCCGCGGTGATGACAGCGGTACCCACAAAAAAGAACGAAGCCTGTGGGCCGCCGCAGACCTCGCCCCCTCTGGCGCATGGTACAATGAAGTCGGCGCAGGTATGGGGGCGGCTCTGAACACGGCTGCAGCCTTGGATGCCTATATCATGTCAGACCGAGCGAGCTGGCTGAACTTTGCCAATAAGGGCGAACTGGCGCTGATCTACGCAGGTGATCCGTTGCTGTTCAACCAGTATGCCTTTTTGCCGGTAAACTCGGAAAAGCACCCGCATGTTAAAGCAGCGCTGACCGCGAAACTGGAAGACTGGCTGGTGTCCGAAACCGCGAAGTTACTGATCAATGGCTATAGGATCAACGGCGAGACCTTGTTTGTTTTCAATGCCGATTAA
- a CDS encoding LysR family transcriptional regulator: MNFTRASDERNITQSAFSRRIKALESWVGLPLVNRATYPVQLTEAGQQFLPVALAAISQLSESRQSLRDADRGDSQFVRFSVLHTISVNYLATRIEEMQRQIRDLRTRVVSDSLSTCCELLVEGAVDVMLCYYHHSVSPMIDGAAFARKDLLTDRLIPVAATEAVRARGWDLGRQDGPPIPYLAYERSSFLGMVVENIIGRQPLNVEKIYVDSLVETIKRRLVTGSGFAWMPETAIAAELANGVLVPIGDEGWCTSLTISALSNPAAFDPTARKLWELL; the protein is encoded by the coding sequence TTGAACTTCACCCGCGCCTCTGACGAAAGGAACATTACGCAATCGGCTTTCAGCCGCAGAATCAAGGCGTTGGAAAGTTGGGTCGGTTTGCCCTTGGTCAACCGTGCGACTTATCCGGTGCAGTTAACAGAAGCGGGTCAGCAGTTTCTTCCGGTCGCGCTAGCCGCGATTTCTCAACTGTCGGAATCGCGGCAATCATTGCGCGATGCTGATCGGGGAGACAGCCAATTTGTCCGATTTTCGGTACTTCACACGATTTCAGTGAACTACCTCGCCACTCGGATTGAAGAGATGCAACGGCAAATTCGCGACCTACGCACGCGTGTGGTGTCTGATTCCCTGAGCACCTGTTGTGAACTTTTGGTAGAGGGCGCGGTGGATGTGATGCTGTGTTATTACCATCATTCCGTCTCACCCATGATAGACGGGGCCGCATTTGCGCGAAAAGACCTGTTGACCGATCGGCTGATCCCGGTGGCCGCCACAGAAGCGGTGCGCGCACGGGGCTGGGATCTTGGCCGGCAGGACGGCCCACCGATCCCTTATCTGGCCTATGAGCGGTCGTCGTTCTTGGGCATGGTGGTTGAGAATATTATCGGCCGCCAACCGCTGAATGTTGAAAAGATCTATGTCGATAGCCTGGTCGAGACAATCAAGCGACGTCTTGTGACCGGAAGCGGGTTTGCATGGATGCCCGAAACAGCCATTGCTGCAGAACTTGCCAACGGCGTGTTGGTACCGATTGGGGACGAGGGTTGGTGCACCAGTTTGACGATTTCTGCGCTGTCCAATCCAGCGGCTTTCGATCCGACAGCGCGCAAGCTCTGGGAATTGTTGTAA
- a CDS encoding RidA family protein has product MTELKRQLVSNGNPMEQIVGFSRAVRVGPYISVGGTAPVDRDGKTVGIGDVHAQTTQCFEIIKAALEQAGSGLQDIVRTRVILTDIENWKAAIDARKPYCLDARPVDTIMAVTRFVNPEWLVEIEVDAVIADHAGQ; this is encoded by the coding sequence ATGACGGAACTAAAGCGGCAGTTGGTATCAAACGGAAACCCGATGGAACAGATTGTCGGGTTCAGCCGCGCGGTGCGGGTTGGGCCATATATTTCGGTTGGCGGGACCGCCCCAGTCGACCGGGATGGGAAGACCGTCGGCATTGGCGATGTCCACGCACAGACAACGCAGTGTTTTGAGATCATCAAGGCGGCGCTGGAACAGGCTGGTTCCGGTTTGCAGGACATCGTCCGCACGAGAGTTATCCTGACCGACATCGAGAACTGGAAAGCAGCCATCGATGCGCGCAAACCATATTGCCTTGATGCGCGCCCTGTTGACACGATCATGGCTGTGACAAGATTTGTGAACCCAGAATGGCTGGTCGAAATCGAGGTCGACGCGGTCATCGCAGATCATGCTGGCCAGTGA
- a CDS encoding RidA family protein, protein MTQIERMHSTGRMSRIVIHGETIYLCGQVGEAGASVADQTRQTLAKIEGLLAEAGSDKTKILQAIIWLASMDDFAEMNAVWDDWVLPGTEPARACGEAALARPELKVEITITAAR, encoded by the coding sequence ATGACCCAGATCGAACGAATGCACAGCACCGGCCGGATGAGCCGGATCGTCATCCATGGTGAAACCATTTATCTTTGCGGCCAAGTGGGTGAGGCCGGGGCCAGCGTGGCAGACCAGACCCGCCAGACCCTAGCAAAGATCGAAGGCCTTCTGGCCGAAGCAGGCTCTGACAAGACCAAGATCCTGCAAGCGATCATCTGGCTGGCTTCGATGGACGATTTTGCTGAGATGAACGCGGTTTGGGATGATTGGGTCCTCCCTGGCACAGAACCCGCCCGCGCTTGTGGCGAAGCGGCACTGGCCCGACCCGAATTGAAGGTCGAGATTACCATCACCGCCGCACGCTAG
- the hpaD gene encoding 3,4-dihydroxyphenylacetate 2,3-dioxygenase: MGQIVQAAKITHVPSIWMSHTMEKYKGIRQPAIDGYAKLRQDAIDRGVDTFVIFDTHWITNQGFHLNAKPHHKGRFISHELPHMLADMEFDYQGDSELAASILSVLEERGERAMGHAQPDLGMEYGTLLPMHFINEGVNARVLPVAVNQFSSIEENRRWGAAIAEGIRRSDRKVAIFASGSLSHDFTPNERSVDGLNSVNGEFNRQMDMRVLELWAGGRWGEFLDLLPDYAVKCTGECAMNDTALLFGALGWKDYDGEIDIYTPYFGSSGTGQANISFSV, encoded by the coding sequence ATGGGACAAATCGTTCAAGCCGCAAAGATCACTCATGTGCCCAGCATCTGGATGTCGCACACGATGGAGAAATACAAAGGCATCCGGCAGCCCGCTATTGATGGCTATGCGAAGCTGCGACAGGACGCGATTGATCGTGGTGTGGATACGTTCGTCATCTTCGATACCCACTGGATCACCAACCAAGGGTTCCACCTGAATGCAAAACCGCACCATAAGGGCCGGTTCATCAGCCACGAGCTGCCTCATATGCTGGCAGATATGGAATTTGACTATCAGGGCGACAGCGAGCTGGCAGCGTCAATCTTGTCGGTTCTGGAAGAACGGGGCGAGCGGGCCATGGGGCATGCGCAGCCTGATCTGGGGATGGAATACGGCACGCTATTGCCCATGCACTTCATCAACGAAGGCGTGAACGCGCGCGTGTTGCCTGTGGCCGTGAACCAGTTTTCATCCATCGAAGAAAACCGTCGTTGGGGCGCGGCTATTGCCGAAGGTATCCGCCGGTCGGACAGAAAAGTTGCGATCTTCGCCTCCGGGTCTCTGAGCCACGATTTCACCCCGAACGAACGCTCGGTCGATGGGCTGAACTCGGTCAACGGTGAATTCAACCGCCAGATGGACATGCGCGTGTTGGAGCTGTGGGCAGGCGGTCGGTGGGGTGAATTCCTCGATCTGTTGCCGGACTATGCCGTCAAATGCACCGGGGAATGCGCGATGAATGACACCGCCCTTCTGTTCGGAGCGCTGGGCTGGAAGGATTATGACGGCGAGATTGACATTTACACCCCGTATTTCGGCAGCTCCGGCACCGGACAAGCCAATATCAGTTTCTCAGTCTGA
- a CDS encoding aspartate/glutamate racemase family protein, translating to MADLRTIGVLGGMGPEATVLLQRKLIEAVQPRDDSDHIPLLIDMNPQVPSRIAHLIESNGTDPGPTLAEMAQRLQTAGAVALAMPCNTAHHYAKAITDAVDIPLLNMVDLAADHAAKTLGTGGCVGLLASPAVRRIRLFETALSARGLSVIWPAKDQPMLDAIRAIKAGDAGTSPRDTLLSASTELAAAGAELQFVACSEFSIIADSVAPEANVLDTIDLLTSSIIETSRAGFSGKSE from the coding sequence ATGGCCGATCTTCGCACCATCGGGGTTCTTGGTGGCATGGGTCCCGAAGCAACCGTCCTACTTCAGCGCAAGCTGATCGAGGCGGTGCAGCCTCGCGATGACAGCGATCATATTCCTTTGCTCATTGACATGAACCCGCAGGTTCCGTCACGGATCGCCCATCTGATTGAGAGCAACGGCACCGATCCGGGCCCAACGCTTGCTGAGATGGCGCAGCGGCTTCAGACCGCCGGGGCCGTGGCATTGGCAATGCCCTGCAATACCGCACACCACTATGCGAAGGCGATCACCGACGCGGTCGATATTCCCCTTCTGAACATGGTCGATCTGGCTGCGGACCATGCGGCCAAAACGCTTGGGACTGGGGGATGTGTCGGTCTGTTGGCCTCGCCTGCAGTGCGGCGTATCCGACTTTTTGAAACGGCGCTTTCAGCGCGCGGTTTGTCTGTTATCTGGCCCGCAAAAGATCAGCCCATGCTGGATGCGATCCGTGCAATCAAGGCGGGCGACGCCGGTACGTCGCCCCGTGACACGCTGCTGTCGGCGTCAACCGAGCTGGCCGCTGCAGGAGCAGAGCTGCAATTCGTCGCCTGCTCTGAATTCTCTATCATCGCCGACAGTGTCGCACCGGAGGCCAATGTTCTGGACACTATTGATTTGCTCACAAGTTCGATTATCGAGACTTCACGGGCAGGTTTCTCGGGCAAATCTGAATAA
- a CDS encoding ATP-binding cassette domain-containing protein: MVSKLFPVVINDASVRRAGKVLLAPTDLTLKGHGVTIVIGPNGAGKTSLLRMLHGIARLGSGSITWACPDDEARRRQAFVFQSPIIMRRSVLGNLVYPLRQTGMSRADANARAAQAADEVGLGEMLDRPALFLSGGERQKLALARALITKPDLLFLDEPCASLDGRATREIEAILTRTATAGTRLIMSTHDMGQARRLATEVIFLLNGKIHEHSPAEQFFAGPTTAQAAAFLKGDIVE, from the coding sequence ATGGTGAGCAAGCTGTTCCCTGTGGTCATCAACGATGCGTCGGTGCGCCGTGCGGGCAAAGTGTTGCTCGCCCCTACCGATCTGACGCTCAAGGGTCACGGCGTCACAATTGTGATCGGGCCAAATGGCGCGGGCAAGACCTCGTTGCTGCGGATGCTGCACGGGATTGCGCGGTTGGGCAGCGGGTCCATTACCTGGGCCTGCCCCGACGACGAAGCCCGGCGCCGACAAGCCTTTGTCTTCCAATCCCCTATCATCATGCGCCGCTCGGTTTTGGGAAATCTGGTCTATCCGCTTCGCCAGACCGGGATGTCGCGCGCCGACGCCAACGCGCGCGCGGCACAGGCTGCCGATGAGGTTGGGCTGGGCGAGATGCTCGACCGCCCTGCCCTGTTTCTGTCGGGCGGTGAACGGCAAAAACTTGCGCTGGCCCGCGCCTTGATCACCAAGCCAGATCTGCTGTTTCTGGACGAGCCATGTGCATCGCTTGACGGGCGCGCAACCCGCGAAATAGAGGCCATACTGACGCGCACGGCAACAGCCGGAACACGGTTGATCATGTCGACCCACGATATGGGGCAAGCGCGGCGTCTGGCGACCGAAGTCATTTTCCTGCTGAACGGGAAAATCCACGAACACAGCCCGGCAGAGCAATTCTTTGCAGGGCCAACAACCGCACAGGCAGCGGCATTTCTTAAAGGGGATATTGTCGAATGA